The genomic DNA CGCCATCTCGATGGACATCGTCGACCCCTACCGCGATGAGCGGGGCTGGCAGTTCACCCCCGAGAAGGACGACTGCACCGTCGACTCCGTCAACGGCTTCGACTACCTCGGCGAGGCCTACGTCGCGGCCGACCCCGACTACACCGGCCGCGTGACGGTCCCGGTGCTGTGGGATACGGAGCAGGGGACCATCGTCAACAACGAGTCCATCGAGATCATGCGGATGCTCGCGACCGAGATGCGCGAGGTCGGCAACGGCGTCGACCTCTACCCCGAGGGGCTTCGCGACGAGGTCGACGAGGTCGTCGACGCTATCTACGACCCCATCAACAACGGCGTCTACCGCGCGGGCTTCGCCGGCACGCAGACGGCCTACGAGAACGCCGTCTCGGAGCTGTTCGACGCGCTCGACCACTGGGACGACGTGCTCGCCGACCAGCGCTACCTCGTCGGCGACGGCGAGCGGCTGACCCTCGCGGACCTCCGCATGTTCGCGACGCTCGTCCGGTTCGACAAGGTGTACCATACCCACTTCAAGTGCAACAAGCGGCTCATCGAGCAGTACGACAACCTCTGGCCCTACGTCCGGGATATCTACCGGACGCCCGGTATCGAGCAGACGGTCAACATGGACCACATCACGGAGCACTACTACACCACGCACACGGACATCAACCCGACCGCGTTCGTGGCCGTGGGCCCGGACCTCGACTTCGAGGCGAGCCACGACCGCGACGACCTCCCGGGCGGGCCGCCGGAGGAACTGGTGGCCGGCGCGGCGAGCGCGGACTGAGCGCACACGCAACCGTCGCCTCTGCAATCATCTCTGTTATGTCTGGACTTATCCGATAAGCTGCTGAATTACGGTTCTATCTATGGAGTTATGGCCATGTTATCTCTGCAGGTGGCGGATGCCCCCTGGTTTCGGGCAGCCCCGTTCGGGAGATGACGGTGCGGCTCCCGGCGCGGAGTTGCACGCTCCTGCCCGCGTGAACCGGCCCCGCTCGCGCGCGGGTGTGGTCGCTCGTGGACTCCGCACCGGTGGTGGTCCCTTCTGACCCCCGCAGCGGACGACCTGCCAGCTACCCCTCGCTCTCGGATTCCAGCGTCTCGACGACGCTCACCACCCGCTCGGCCACGGCTCGCGCGTCGTGCCCGACGAACTTCGCGATGGGTTCCTTCCCGTGGGCGCCGCGGTCCAGCACCACGACGGGGCGTTCCTCGTCGGCGTCGAGCGAGCCGAACACCTGCCGGGCGCCCCACTGCATGGTCGACTCCTCCACCTCGGCCACGTCCTCGGGCTGGGCGCCGCGGTCGTACTCGGCGACGGGCCCGTCCAGCGTCTCCAGGGCGGCCTCCACCTCGTCCGTGAACCGGCAGTTGACCGCCCAGCGCAGGTCGGGTGCGTACTCGCGCGTGGCGAGCAGGAAGCGGGCCACGTGGCTGGACGCGCCGAAGCGCACGCCCCGGTTCGGGTGGATGCCCGACAGGGTACGGGTGATGCGCCCCTCGACCGCGGCGACCTCGTCGGTCGTCTCGGCGTACGGCGTGGCGCCGACGACGTTCATCCCCACCTCGGGGACGAGCGGGCGCACGTCCCGGTCGACGAACCAGTCCACCACGTCCTGCACGCGCTCGGCCGTCGGGTGCCGGGCGGCCTCGTTGCGCACGTCGACGAGGTGGTGGACCGCGCCGGGGCCCCGACCGATGTCGTGGTGGTAGCGCACGGCCCGTTCGAGGAGGTCGATGCTCTCACCGACGGCCTCCCGGAGCGGTTCGTCGTGCGCCAGGTGGGTCGCGGCCGCAGCGGACAGCGTACAGCCCGAGCCGTGGGTCGCCTCGGTGTCGACGCGGGGGTGTCGTGCGGTCTCGATGTAGTCGGCGGTGACGAGCGTGTCCAGCACCTCCTCGCCGGGGATGTGGCCGCCCTTGACGAGCGCGCCCTCGGCGCCCCAGGTGAGGAGGCGCTGGCCGGCGAGGCGCGCGCCCGCCTCGTCCTCGACGTCCACGTCCGTCAGGACCGCCGCCTCGTCGGCGTTCGGCGTGACCAGCGTCGCCTCCCCGACGAGGGCCTCGTACGCGTCCTCGGCCTCGGAGTCGAGCAGCCGGTCGCCCGATGCCGCCACCATCACCGGGTCGACGACGAGCGGGCAGTCCAGGTCGCTCGCGTAGGTCGTCACCGTCTCGACGATCTCGGCGGTCGCGAGCATCCCCGTCTTGACCGCGGCCACGTCGAAGTCCGAGAGGACGGCGTCCAGTTGCGCCTCGACCTCCTCGACGGGGAGGACGTGGGTGCCGTGGACGCCGGTCGTGTTCTGCGCGGTGACGGCCGTGACGGCGGAGGTGCCGAAGCCGCCGCAGGCCTCGATGGTCTTCAGGTCGGCCTGGATGCCGGCGCCGCCGCCGGAATCCGAGCCGGCGACCGTGAGGACCACCGGCCGCTCCGTGGGTGCGGGGCGTCGCGTGCTCATACGCGCGAGTGCGGTCGTGACGACCATAGCGGTGGTGGTCGGCGCGGCCGGGCCGGGGGCAAACGATTTGCTCCGGTGGCCGGTAGCGCGAGCCGTGTCCGACGATGCCGACCCGGGCGGGGACCGGGGTGACGAGCCGGTCCCGGGACTGAGCCGCCGCCGGGCGGTCGGGACGCTCTTCCTGATCGTCTTCATCGACCTGCTTGGGTTCGGTATCCTCATCCCGGTCATCCCGCTGTACGCGAAGTTCTTCGGGGCCAACGAGTTCGTCGGGAGCCTCCTCATCGCCACCTACTCGCTGTTCCAGTTCGTCGGCGCGCCGATACTGGGACGGCTCTCCGACGAGCGCGGCCGCCGACCCATCCTCCTGCTGTCGCTGTTCGGGAGCGTCCTCGCGTGGACCCTGTTCGGCCTCGCGGGTGAACTCGGGCAGACGCTCGGCCTCGTGAACGGCCTCGCGGTCCTGTTCCTGGCGCGCGCCCTGGCCGGCGCGATGGGCGGGAACATCGCCACCGCGAACGCCTACATCGCCGACATCACGCCGCCAGAGGACCGGGCGCAGGGGCTCGGCCTCCTCGGTGCCGCCTTCGGCCTCGGCTTCGTCTTCGGCCCGGCCATCTCGGGCGTGGTGTCGAGTCCGTTCGCGCTGGCCGCGCTCCGCGACGTGCTGCCCGCGTTCGTCCCCGTCTCCGAGTTCACGATGCCCTCCTTCACGGCCGCCGCGCTCTCCGCGGCGAACCTCGGCCTCGCGTTCGCCGTCCTCCCGGAGCCGCGTCGCCGCGAGCCCAGCGAGCGCGTCTCCGCCGGGGATCGGCTCCGCCGGCTCTACGAGGCCGCCCGGTCGCCCGGCCTCGGCGCGCTGGTGCTGTCGTTCTTCGTCGCGTCGTTCGCCTTCTCCGCCTTCGAGAGCCAGTTCATCTTCCTCACCAACGACCAGCTCGGCTACGGCACCGCCGAGAACGCCGTCCTCCTCACCTACATCGGCGTCCTCATCGCGGTCATCCAGGGCGGGCTCATCGGCCCGCTCACCGACCGGTTCGGGGAGTACCGGCTCGCGCTCGCCGGCGCGGGCATCCAGGCCGTCGCGCTGGCGCTCGTTCCGTTCTCGCTGTCGTGGCCCGTTCCCGCCGTCGGGCCGGTCGAGGGTGGGGCCGTCGCGCTGGCGCTCGTCTCGACGCCGCTCGCGTTCGGCAACGCCCTGACGAACGTCTCGCTCAACGCGCTCGTCTCGCTCAACGCCGCCGCCGAGGAGCAGGGCGGCGCCTTCGGCCTCACCCAGTCCGCGGGCAGCCTCGCCCGGACCGTCGGCCCCGCGCTCGCCGGCCTCCTCTACGTGGTCGTCGCCTTCTGGTCGCCGTTCGTCGTCGCCGGGGTGCTGTTCCTCCCCGTGCTCCTGCTGCTCGGGCGGGTGAGCCGGGAGGCCGTCCGGCCGGCGGAGTAGCCCGGAGCCCCCGCTCGTTCGCACTTCCCGGGGAGATCGGTGGCCCGTCGCCGGCCGACGGCGGCAGTGGTCCCACGGGGCCGCTCAGCCCGTGCCGGCCAGCGCCTTGCGCTCCCAGCGCCGCCCGGCGCGGGTGTAGAGCGCCGCGCCGATGCCGCCCGCGACGAGGCCGATGCCGACCGCCGCGCCGCCGGCCTGCAGCGGCGGGTAGAGGTCGAACGCGATGGCGATGATGACCAGCGGCAGGAGCACCGCCATCATCGCGAGCGTGAACAGCGCGAACGTCGGCGTGTCGAACAGGAGTTCCGTGGGTTCGAGCCCGGCGACGTACGCGGTGACGCCGAAGACGTACAGCGCCAGCGGCGGGAAGACGAGCAGCCCGACGACAGCCGTGTCGTAGCCGAACACGACGCCACCGAGCGCCAGGTACCCCAGCCCGACCGGGAGCGCGAGGATGGCGAACCCGATGAGCTTCGCGCGGAACACGGTCGTCAGGGTGACCGGGTAGCGGAGGTAGAACCGCCCGTCCTCGAACTGGCAGAGCCAGTTGTACGTCGTGAACGTCCCCAGCGCGAGGATGGTGGCGATGGTCAGCCCCGGGGCCGGCCGGACGGGGACGACCTCCGGCAGGTAGGCGAGGAGGACGGCGAGGACGCCGAAGACGAGCCCCTGCGAGAAGACGACCTTCCACAGCCCGCCCGACGACCGGCCGACATCGAGCAGCGACTTCGTGAGCGCGCCCTGGCGGTCCAGCCCGCCCAGCCGCGAGTGGAGGAACCGGAACCGGTCACGCGCCGTTCGGGCGGGCGTCCGCCGGTCGAACTCGAACAGCGCGATACCCACCGCCGTCAGGGCGACGGGCAGGACGACGCTCCCGGCGACCGCAGCGGGCGTCACCCGGGAGACGAGCTGGTACGGCGTGACGCTCACGACTGCGCCCCCCCGGAGGACGAGCGCCGCCACCAGGACGCCCGTCACGGCGAGGGAGGCGAGGCGCGACCGGGTGTAGACCCCGACGAGGAACAGCGACAGCGCCACGCCCAGCGTGAACATCCCGCCGGCCGTGACGAACACGAGCGGCACCGTCGTCCACGGGACGAGCCCGAAGTACGCCAGCGGCGCCACGCCCACCGCGAGCGGCAGGATGAACAGGACGGCGTAGTAGAGGACGTCCTTGAACACGAAGGCGATCATCAGCCGCCGGAAGCTCACGGGGAGGGTGCGCGCGGCGTACAGCAGCAGCGTCGTGTCCCCGAGCAGGTCCTCCAGCGCGTCCCGGCCGACGAGGCCGACGGTGCCGACCTGCAGTCCGAGCAGCGCGACGACGAGGTGGAGCCCGCCGAGCAGCGTGTCGGCGGCGGCGTTGCCCAGCGCGAAGAAGGTCGCCGTCCCGGCCGCGACGAACGCGACGAAGAAGGGGAACATGGCGAAGCGCCGGCTCCCGAACAGCTCCGAGTGGAGCCGCCACTCCTCGCGCACCATCCGGTCGAACAGGTAGCGGTACGAGACGGCCATCTACCGGTCCTCCGGCGCCTCGCCGCCGTCGGTCTCCGCTTCCGCGGGCCCCTCGCCCGGCGCGCTCGCCGCGGGGTCGGCGGCGTCGGTCGCCAGCCCCGCACCGACCTCCGTACCGGCCTTCGAGTCGGCGTCGACCGCCGCGAAGAACCGATCGAGGAGGCTCTCGCTCTCGTCGAGTTCGCGCGGGTCGATCTCCGCGAGCAGCCGCCCGCGGTTGATGATGCCGACCTGCGTGCAGACCTCCTCGGCGGTCCCGATGAAGTGCGTCGAGAGGAACAGCGTGTTGCCGTCGGCGCGGTACTCCCGGAAGAACCGCTTCACCCGCTCCTGCATGATGGGGTCGAGGTTCGTCAGTGGCTCGTCGATGAACACGACCTCGGGCTCATGGAGGAACGCCTGCGTGATGAGCACCTTCTGGCGTTCCCCCTGCGAGAGGTCCGTACACAGCGTGTCCAGCTTGTGCTCGAACTCCAGCCGGTCGGCCCAGGCGTCGACCCGGGGCTGGACCGTCTCCTCGTCGAGGTCGCGGGTCGCCGCGACGAACTCGAAGTACTCACGCACCGTCAGGAAGGAAGGCGGTCGGCCGTTCTCCGGCAGGATGCCGACCGCCTCGCGGGCCCGGACGGGCTCGGCGACGGGGTCGATGCCCGCCACCTCGGCGGTCCCCGCGTCGGGGACGAGCTGCCCGGTCAGGATGTTGATGGTCGTCGACTTCCCCGCCCCGTTCGGCCCGAGGAACCCGAACAGCTCCCCCCGCGGGACCGTGAGCGACAGGTCGTCCAGCGCAGTCACCTCCCCGTAGTGCTTGGCGAGCCCCTCGGTCCGTACCGCGGGCTCGCCCTCGTCACCGGTCATTGCCCACCCGTTCGAACCCGGCCGTCGTTAACCCTGTCCCGACCCGGGGTCGCTCGGCCCCGCGCGACTGTTCGTACTCCCGACATCTGCTGTACTCTACAACCTCGGTACAGCGCCACTCTATCCCGTATCCTGCTCGTGCGCCCGTTGCGCCGTGCGCCGTGCCCCGAGGAAGTCGGTGAGCAGTTCGACGAGCCGGCCGGGCTGATCCTCGGGAACGAGCGCGTAGGAGTCCGGTATCCGTTCGAGTCGTGCGTTCGGGAACAGCTCGGCCAGCCGCTCGGCGTCCGCGACGGGGAAGATGGGGTCTTCGGGAGCCCACGCCAGCAGGACCGGTCGGTCGAACGATGGGAACGCCTCGGCGGCCCTGTTCGTGTATCGCGGCGAGACGCCGAGCAGGGCCTTCCGGAGATCGCGCTGTACGGCGGGGTCCGTCGAGAGCGTGCCGACGTATCCCGCGAGGGTCTCCGCGTCGACGGGGTGTTTCGCCAGCAACCGGAACGCGAGCCGCCGCACGGCGGCCAGCCGGAGCGACCGGGCGAACAGCCCCGTGACGCCGGGTACCCGTGCCCCCCAGACGAACGGGAGCGCCTCGCGTGGCGGGAAGTTGTCGAACGCGTCGCAGTTCGTGAGCACCAGCCGCTCGACGCGCCCGGGGTACTCGGCCAGGAACACCTGACAGAGTGCACCGCCCGTATCACAGCCCACCAGCGTCACCCGCTCGACCCCGACGGCGTCGAGGAACTCCGCGAGCAGGGCGGCCACCCCGGTCGGCGTGAGGTCCGCATCGGGATGCATCGGGACATCGTGGCCGCCGAGCGGGAGCGTCGGGACGAGACAGCGGGCCGCCCCCGTCTCGGCCAGTGGCCCGGCGACGTTCCGCCAGAGGTCGCCGTTCACGAACGCGCCGTGGACGAACAGCACCGGGTCGCCAGTCCCCAGATCGTGGTAACGGAGTGTTCCCTGCGGGAGTTCGACCTCGTGAGGGTCGTCCGCCAGTCGGTTCGTCGGGCCACCGGCTTCGGTCCGGGACATACCCGAATCGTGGGCGCTTGCGGCCGTCAAGACACCGACGCGGAAATTCCGGGCGGCGCGGAATCCTTCCGGATGGCGGCATTGATGGTCGGGGGAACGAACGGGGCCGTATGGACGGAGACGATCTCGCAGAACTGCTCCGGCTCCGCCACGGGGTCCTCCGGGCGGTCGTCGAAGCCCCGCGCCCGAGACACGAACTCGTCGACGCCCTGCCGGATTCGAAGTCGACCGTCTACAAGGGACTCTCGCAGCTGGAGGCGGCCGGCCTCGTCGAACGCTCCGAGGACGGCTTCGTCCCCACCCTGTTCGGAACGGTGGCGCTCGCGCGGTACGATGCGCTCGCCGACACCGCCGCGCTCGCCGACCTGCTCGCCGATGTCCCCGCCGGGGCGGTCGACCCGGCGGCGCTGGTCGGCGCAGAGATCGTCCGTCCCGACGAGACCGACGTCGAGCGTCACCTCGATGCGCTCTGGGAACTCCTCGGCGACGCCGAACACGCTCGCGGCGTCTCCCCGGTCGTGTCGCCGGGGTACGTCGAGCGCTTCCGGGCACTGCTGGACAGTGGGCTCACGGCCGAACTGGTCCTCCCCACCACCGTCGTACGCTCGCTCCGGGACGAGCACCCGGACGCGCTGGCCGCCGTCGCCGAACGGACCACCCTCCACGAGTCGACCGAGTCGCTCCCGTTCGGCGTGGTCGTGACCGAGGGCGAGCACCCGCGGATGGCCATCGAGCTGCGTGATGGGCCACTCGTCACGGGCCTCCTCACGAACGACACGCCCGACGCCCTCCGGTGGGCCGAGGCGACCGTCGACCGGTTCCGTGCAGAGGCGACCGCGGTCGCTGTCGATAGGTCGTGAGGAATCGGGTCCGAGCGGTCAGGTAGCTTGGACAGTGAGAATCAGCAGCCGCGGCGGGCGTTCACTCCTCGATGGCGTTGGCGTACTCGATGGCGTCGACCTCGATCTGTCGCAGTTCGTCGGCCCGCGCTGCGCGTCGGGCCTGGATGCGTCGCGCGGCGACGACGCCGACGGCGATTCCGGCGACGATCATCGGGACCATGCCGACGACCGCGACCTGGCGCGCGCGGCTGTTCCCGTGGTGCTCCTCGCCATCGGGGGCCGTCGCGTCCTCGTGTTCGCCCTCGTCGTCGCGGCCGAACCGGGCGCTGGGGCTGAACGTCGCGTCGTACCAGTGGTTTTCGAGCAGGGTGATGTTCATACAACCGGTACGCCGGCTGAGAAGATAGCTGTTGCGTGCTACGCCACCGAGCCACACGGTTAAGCCGGCGGCCGCCGACTCGCCGTCATGCACGTCGGGTTCTGCTACTCGCGCATCCGCGAGGACGAGAAGCTCCTGCTGAACGAACTGGAGTCCCGCGGCCACGCGGTGACCCGCATCGACGTCCGCAACCCGGCGTTCGGGCTCGACGACACCGAGCCGCCGGGCGTCCTCGACGGGGTGGACCTCGCGCTCAACCGGTGTCAGGAGTCCTCGCGGGTACGGTACGTCAGCCGCTTCTGCGAGGAGTACGGCGTCCCCGTGGTCAACGACGCCGAGACCACGGCCGTCTGCGCGGACAAGGTGCGGGGCAGCCTCGCGCTCCGGGCGGCGGACGTGCCCACGCCCCGGACGGAGGTCGCGTTCGACCGCGAGACGGCGCTCGACATCGCGGACCGCTTCGGCTACCCCTGTGTCCTCAAGCCGGTCACGGGCTCGTGGGGCCGGCTCGTCGCCCGCCTCGACACCCGTGCGGCCGCGGAGGGGATGTTCGAGCACAAGGAGGTCCTCGGGAGTTACGAGCACAAGGTGTTCTACGTCCAGGAGTTCGTCGCGAAACCCGGCCGCGACATCCGCGTGGTCGCCGCCGACGGCGAGCCGGTCGCCGCGATGTACCGCTCCTCGGCGCACTGGATCACGAACGCGGCGAAGGGTGGCGAGGTCTCGGCCTGCACCGTCGACGACGAGATGCGCGACCTCGTCGCCCGCGCGAGCGAGGCCGTCGGCGGCGGCCTCCTCGGCGTCGACCTGATGGAGACGCCCGACGCCGACGAGCCCTACACCGTCCACGAGGTGAACGGGACCTGCGAGTTCAAGGCGCTCAACACCGTCGCCGAGCGGGACGTGCCCGGGGCCGCCGTCGACTGGCTGGAGACACGGGCGGGGGCCTGACCGGAGCCCCGCCGCTCCCGGTCGTGCGCGCGCCCGGCGGTCCACCTCCGTACTCTTGTGTCGTGGCCCCCTTCGGACGGGTATGCCCGACCGGATCACCGTCTACTCGGACTACGTCTGCCCGTTCTGCTACCT from Haloglomus litoreum includes the following:
- the lysX gene encoding lysine biosynthesis protein LysX encodes the protein MHVGFCYSRIREDEKLLLNELESRGHAVTRIDVRNPAFGLDDTEPPGVLDGVDLALNRCQESSRVRYVSRFCEEYGVPVVNDAETTAVCADKVRGSLALRAADVPTPRTEVAFDRETALDIADRFGYPCVLKPVTGSWGRLVARLDTRAAAEGMFEHKEVLGSYEHKVFYVQEFVAKPGRDIRVVAADGEPVAAMYRSSAHWITNAAKGGEVSACTVDDEMRDLVARASEAVGGGLLGVDLMETPDADEPYTVHEVNGTCEFKALNTVAERDVPGAAVDWLETRAGA
- a CDS encoding alpha/beta fold hydrolase, encoding MSRTEAGGPTNRLADDPHEVELPQGTLRYHDLGTGDPVLFVHGAFVNGDLWRNVAGPLAETGAARCLVPTLPLGGHDVPMHPDADLTPTGVAALLAEFLDAVGVERVTLVGCDTGGALCQVFLAEYPGRVERLVLTNCDAFDNFPPREALPFVWGARVPGVTGLFARSLRLAAVRRLAFRLLAKHPVDAETLAGYVGTLSTDPAVQRDLRKALLGVSPRYTNRAAEAFPSFDRPVLLAWAPEDPIFPVADAERLAELFPNARLERIPDSYALVPEDQPGRLVELLTDFLGARRTAQRAHEQDTG
- a CDS encoding helix-turn-helix transcriptional regulator, producing MDGDDLAELLRLRHGVLRAVVEAPRPRHELVDALPDSKSTVYKGLSQLEAAGLVERSEDGFVPTLFGTVALARYDALADTAALADLLADVPAGAVDPAALVGAEIVRPDETDVERHLDALWELLGDAEHARGVSPVVSPGYVERFRALLDSGLTAELVLPTTVVRSLRDEHPDALAAVAERTTLHESTESLPFGVVVTEGEHPRMAIELRDGPLVTGLLTNDTPDALRWAEATVDRFRAEATAVAVDRS
- a CDS encoding MFS transporter, producing the protein MSDDADPGGDRGDEPVPGLSRRRAVGTLFLIVFIDLLGFGILIPVIPLYAKFFGANEFVGSLLIATYSLFQFVGAPILGRLSDERGRRPILLLSLFGSVLAWTLFGLAGELGQTLGLVNGLAVLFLARALAGAMGGNIATANAYIADITPPEDRAQGLGLLGAAFGLGFVFGPAISGVVSSPFALAALRDVLPAFVPVSEFTMPSFTAAALSAANLGLAFAVLPEPRRREPSERVSAGDRLRRLYEAARSPGLGALVLSFFVASFAFSAFESQFIFLTNDQLGYGTAENAVLLTYIGVLIAVIQGGLIGPLTDRFGEYRLALAGAGIQAVALALVPFSLSWPVPAVGPVEGGAVALALVSTPLAFGNALTNVSLNALVSLNAAAEEQGGAFGLTQSAGSLARTVGPALAGLLYVVVAFWSPFVVAGVLFLPVLLLLGRVSREAVRPAE
- the thiD gene encoding bifunctional hydroxymethylpyrimidine kinase/phosphomethylpyrimidine kinase, with the protein product MSTRRPAPTERPVVLTVAGSDSGGGAGIQADLKTIEACGGFGTSAVTAVTAQNTTGVHGTHVLPVEEVEAQLDAVLSDFDVAAVKTGMLATAEIVETVTTYASDLDCPLVVDPVMVAASGDRLLDSEAEDAYEALVGEATLVTPNADEAAVLTDVDVEDEAGARLAGQRLLTWGAEGALVKGGHIPGEEVLDTLVTADYIETARHPRVDTEATHGSGCTLSAAAATHLAHDEPLREAVGESIDLLERAVRYHHDIGRGPGAVHHLVDVRNEAARHPTAERVQDVVDWFVDRDVRPLVPEVGMNVVGATPYAETTDEVAAVEGRITRTLSGIHPNRGVRFGASSHVARFLLATREYAPDLRWAVNCRFTDEVEAALETLDGPVAEYDRGAQPEDVAEVEESTMQWGARQVFGSLDADEERPVVVLDRGAHGKEPIAKFVGHDARAVAERVVSVVETLESESEG
- a CDS encoding ABC transporter ATP-binding protein, producing MTGDEGEPAVRTEGLAKHYGEVTALDDLSLTVPRGELFGFLGPNGAGKSTTINILTGQLVPDAGTAEVAGIDPVAEPVRAREAVGILPENGRPPSFLTVREYFEFVAATRDLDEETVQPRVDAWADRLEFEHKLDTLCTDLSQGERQKVLITQAFLHEPEVVFIDEPLTNLDPIMQERVKRFFREYRADGNTLFLSTHFIGTAEEVCTQVGIINRGRLLAEIDPRELDESESLLDRFFAAVDADSKAGTEVGAGLATDAADPAASAPGEGPAEAETDGGEAPEDR
- a CDS encoding glutathione S-transferase family protein; this translates as MVNMFVDGEWRTDAHEMNDDDGEFERDETTFRDRLGDEFPAEAGRYHLYISRACPWAHGAAMVRSLLGLEDAISMDIVDPYRDERGWQFTPEKDDCTVDSVNGFDYLGEAYVAADPDYTGRVTVPVLWDTEQGTIVNNESIEIMRMLATEMREVGNGVDLYPEGLRDEVDEVVDAIYDPINNGVYRAGFAGTQTAYENAVSELFDALDHWDDVLADQRYLVGDGERLTLADLRMFATLVRFDKVYHTHFKCNKRLIEQYDNLWPYVRDIYRTPGIEQTVNMDHITEHYYTTHTDINPTAFVAVGPDLDFEASHDRDDLPGGPPEELVAGAASAD